One window of Gloeothece citriformis PCC 7424 genomic DNA carries:
- the gltB gene encoding glutamate synthase large subunit yields MNNNHSHNSIATQFSDNPYWGPRWLTEERDACGVGFIADLESGGSHRLIEQALAALGCLEHRGGCSADNDSGDGSGIMTAIPRAILEPWFVEHGMEMPPFAQLGVGMIFLPQDPQRREEAIAYVEEVVKGENLKILGWRDVPVRPELLGRQARENQPYITQLLVSSSEGLSGAQLDRVLYVARSRIGKRLADDFYVCSFSCRTIVYKGMVRGVILGEFYEDLKNPAYSSQFAVYHRRFSTNTMPKWPFAQPMRLLGHNGEINTLLGNINWMAAQEGDLGISGWSESQKEALTPIVNPDNSDSYNLDSTMELLVRTGRNPCEAAMILVPEAYSNQPELKDHPEIVDFYEFYSGLQEPWDGPALLVFSDGVTVGALLDRNGLRPARYCITKDSYVVVGSEAGVVPLDEADIVEKGRLGPGQMLAVDLEKGEILKNWEIKGRVAAAQPYGEWLRECRQEIGLESEPEAGLVSDGVSLLQYQTAFGYTAEDVEMILVPMAASGKEPTFCMGDDTPLAVLSDKPRVLYDYFKQRFAQVTNPPIDPLRESLVMSLTMFLGERGNLIAPDPAHIHQIKLETPILSSPQLEGLKKSGLKTVELSTLFAVLDGPEGLETAINQLCVTAADEVKAGAKVIILSDRAGGMISEETSYIPPLLAVGAVHHHLIREGLRLKASLVVDTAQCWSTHHLACLIGYGASAVCPYLAMKSIIAWWHDPKTQKLMENGKIEQVSLEGALSNFRKALEAGLLKILSKMGISLLSSYHGAQIFEAIGLGADLIKLGFRGTTSRVGGLSVVEVAQEVINVHKRAFPNLTAKKLENLGFVNYRPGGEYHMNSPEMAKNLHKAVELYERDGNGAPQEAFDYYELYRKYLSERPVTALRDLLEFNGDRSPINVDEVEPVEEIVKRFCTGGMSLGALSREAHETLAIAMNRIGGKSNSGEGGEDPTRFITLDDVNSEGKSAYFPHLNGLHNGDTASSAIKQVASGRFGVTPEYLINAQQLEIKMAQGAKPGEGGQLPGKKVSAYIAQLRRSKPGVTLISPPPHHDIYSIEDLAQLIFDLHQINPVAKVSVKLVAEIGIGTIAAGVAKANADIIQISGHDGGTGASPLSSIKHAGSPWELGLTEVHRVLLQNQLRDRVILRADGGLKTGWDVVMAAVMGAEEFGFGSIAMIAEGCIMARICHTNNCPVGVATQQERLRQRFSGTPAHVVNFFYFVAAEVRSILAALGYRSLDEVIGRSDLLQARSGVKVTKTSGLTVECLLNLPEVKTDRSWLNHEEVHSNGDVLDDEILGDPDIIQAIEQQKTVELEVAVLNTHRTVGARIAGVIAKKYGNDGFTGELTLKFKGAAGQSFGAFNLPGMKLFLEGEANDYVGKGMYGGEIVIVPPSDATYNPSDNSIVGNTCLYGATGGYLFVYGRAGERFGVRNSFATAVVEGTGDHCCEYMTGGVIVVLGSVGRNVGAGMTGGLAYFLDEDGSFPEKVNSDIKIQRIGTPVGEAQLKGLIERHGERTGSAKAKMILENWESYIGKFWQAVPPSEAQSPEVNRDAIAQSEKTLTSV; encoded by the coding sequence ATGAACAATAATCATTCCCATAACTCAATAGCGACACAATTTTCTGATAATCCTTATTGGGGGCCAAGATGGCTCACTGAAGAACGGGATGCCTGTGGGGTAGGCTTTATTGCCGACCTAGAGAGTGGAGGAAGTCACCGTCTGATTGAGCAAGCGTTGGCGGCGTTGGGGTGTTTAGAACACCGGGGCGGATGTAGCGCGGATAATGATTCTGGGGATGGTTCGGGAATTATGACGGCTATTCCTAGAGCCATTCTAGAGCCTTGGTTTGTTGAGCATGGTATGGAAATGCCTCCCTTCGCGCAGTTGGGGGTGGGGATGATATTTTTACCGCAGGATCCTCAACGGCGAGAAGAGGCGATCGCTTATGTGGAAGAGGTGGTTAAAGGGGAAAATTTGAAGATTTTGGGCTGGCGAGATGTGCCGGTGCGTCCGGAGTTGTTGGGCAGACAAGCAAGGGAAAATCAGCCTTATATTACTCAATTGTTGGTCAGTTCGTCGGAGGGTTTATCGGGGGCGCAGTTAGACCGGGTTTTGTATGTGGCCCGTTCTCGCATTGGCAAACGTTTGGCGGATGATTTTTATGTTTGTTCGTTTTCCTGTCGTACTATTGTGTATAAAGGTATGGTACGAGGGGTGATTTTAGGGGAGTTTTATGAGGATCTGAAAAATCCGGCTTACAGTAGTCAGTTTGCGGTGTATCATCGTCGCTTCAGTACCAATACTATGCCTAAGTGGCCGTTTGCTCAACCGATGCGGTTGTTGGGACACAATGGGGAAATTAATACTCTGTTGGGTAATATTAATTGGATGGCGGCGCAAGAAGGAGATTTAGGGATTTCTGGATGGAGTGAGTCCCAAAAAGAAGCATTAACGCCGATTGTTAATCCAGATAATAGTGATTCTTATAATCTTGATAGTACGATGGAGTTGTTGGTACGCACGGGGAGAAATCCTTGTGAGGCGGCGATGATTTTAGTGCCGGAGGCTTATTCTAATCAGCCGGAGCTTAAGGATCATCCGGAGATTGTGGATTTTTATGAGTTTTATAGTGGGTTACAAGAGCCTTGGGATGGGCCGGCTTTGTTGGTGTTTAGTGATGGGGTGACGGTGGGCGCTCTGCTCGATCGCAATGGGTTGCGTCCGGCTCGTTATTGTATTACTAAAGATAGTTATGTGGTGGTGGGATCTGAGGCGGGGGTTGTTCCCCTCGATGAGGCTGATATTGTGGAAAAGGGTCGCTTGGGGCCTGGGCAAATGTTGGCGGTGGATTTAGAAAAGGGAGAAATTCTTAAGAATTGGGAGATTAAGGGGCGCGTTGCTGCGGCTCAACCCTATGGGGAATGGTTACGAGAGTGTCGTCAAGAGATTGGTCTAGAATCTGAGCCTGAAGCGGGTTTGGTGTCTGATGGGGTGAGTTTGTTACAGTATCAGACGGCTTTTGGCTATACGGCGGAAGATGTGGAGATGATTCTTGTGCCGATGGCTGCCTCTGGAAAAGAGCCGACTTTCTGTATGGGGGATGATACTCCCTTAGCGGTGCTATCGGATAAGCCTCGTGTTTTATATGATTATTTTAAACAACGGTTTGCTCAGGTGACTAATCCGCCGATCGATCCTCTGCGGGAAAGTTTGGTGATGTCGTTGACGATGTTTTTGGGGGAAAGGGGCAATTTAATCGCTCCGGATCCGGCTCATATTCATCAGATTAAGTTGGAAACGCCGATTTTAAGTTCTCCCCAGTTGGAAGGTTTGAAAAAGTCCGGGTTGAAGACGGTGGAGTTATCGACTCTGTTTGCGGTTTTGGATGGCCCCGAAGGACTAGAAACAGCCATTAATCAGTTGTGTGTGACTGCGGCAGACGAGGTTAAAGCGGGCGCGAAGGTGATTATTTTAAGCGACCGTGCCGGGGGGATGATTTCGGAGGAAACGAGTTATATTCCGCCGTTGTTGGCTGTGGGGGCGGTGCATCATCATTTAATCCGGGAGGGACTGCGCCTAAAAGCCTCTCTGGTGGTGGATACGGCTCAGTGTTGGAGTACCCATCATCTGGCTTGTTTGATTGGCTATGGAGCGTCTGCGGTGTGTCCTTATTTGGCGATGAAATCAATTATCGCTTGGTGGCATGACCCGAAAACGCAAAAATTGATGGAAAATGGGAAGATTGAGCAAGTTAGTTTAGAGGGGGCGCTCTCTAATTTTAGGAAGGCGTTGGAAGCGGGTTTGTTAAAAATTCTCTCTAAGATGGGAATTTCTCTGTTGTCGTCTTATCATGGGGCGCAAATTTTTGAAGCGATCGGTCTTGGGGCTGATCTGATTAAATTAGGCTTTAGGGGGACGACTAGCCGCGTCGGAGGGCTAAGTGTTGTTGAAGTGGCCCAAGAGGTGATTAATGTTCATAAACGCGCTTTTCCGAATTTGACGGCTAAGAAATTAGAAAATTTGGGGTTTGTGAATTATCGTCCGGGGGGAGAATATCACATGAATTCTCCGGAAATGGCGAAAAATTTACATAAGGCGGTGGAACTTTATGAACGTGATGGGAATGGGGCCCCTCAAGAGGCGTTTGATTATTATGAGTTGTATCGAAAATATTTGTCGGAGCGTCCGGTAACGGCGTTACGAGATTTGTTGGAGTTTAACGGCGATCGATCACCCATCAATGTAGATGAAGTCGAACCGGTTGAGGAGATTGTGAAACGGTTCTGTACGGGGGGGATGTCTTTAGGAGCGTTGTCTCGTGAGGCTCATGAAACCTTGGCGATCGCTATGAACCGCATTGGGGGTAAGTCGAATTCTGGGGAAGGGGGTGAAGATCCGACCCGGTTTATTACTCTTGATGATGTGAATTCGGAGGGCAAGTCGGCTTATTTCCCCCATTTAAACGGTCTTCACAATGGAGATACGGCGAGTTCTGCGATTAAACAGGTGGCTTCCGGACGGTTTGGGGTTACGCCTGAGTATTTGATCAATGCCCAACAGTTGGAGATTAAAATGGCTCAGGGGGCTAAACCGGGGGAAGGGGGACAGTTACCGGGTAAGAAGGTGAGTGCTTATATTGCCCAGTTGCGCCGCTCTAAACCGGGAGTGACTTTGATTTCTCCTCCTCCCCATCATGATATTTATTCGATCGAAGATTTGGCTCAGTTGATTTTTGATTTACATCAAATTAACCCGGTGGCTAAGGTATCGGTTAAGTTGGTGGCGGAAATTGGCATCGGGACGATCGCGGCGGGGGTAGCTAAGGCGAATGCGGATATTATTCAGATTTCGGGTCATGATGGGGGAACGGGTGCTTCTCCGCTCTCGTCGATTAAACACGCGGGTAGTCCTTGGGAGTTGGGATTAACGGAAGTGCATCGGGTATTATTACAAAATCAGTTACGCGATCGGGTTATTTTGCGGGCTGATGGTGGACTCAAAACCGGCTGGGATGTGGTGATGGCGGCGGTGATGGGCGCTGAGGAGTTCGGCTTTGGGTCGATCGCTATGATCGCGGAAGGCTGTATTATGGCGCGAATTTGTCACACGAATAATTGTCCGGTGGGGGTGGCGACGCAACAAGAACGGTTACGTCAACGCTTTAGCGGTACTCCGGCTCATGTGGTGAATTTCTTCTATTTTGTGGCGGCTGAGGTGCGCTCTATTTTGGCGGCTTTGGGGTATCGCAGTTTAGATGAAGTCATTGGCCGGAGTGATTTATTACAGGCGCGTTCTGGGGTTAAGGTGACTAAGACTTCTGGGTTAACTGTGGAGTGTTTGCTCAATTTACCGGAGGTTAAAACGGATCGCTCTTGGTTAAATCATGAGGAGGTTCACAGTAATGGGGATGTCTTGGATGATGAGATTTTAGGAGATCCGGATATTATTCAAGCCATCGAACAACAGAAAACGGTTGAACTGGAGGTGGCGGTACTCAATACCCATCGCACGGTGGGGGCGCGTATTGCGGGAGTGATTGCCAAAAAATACGGAAATGATGGGTTTACCGGGGAATTAACCTTGAAATTTAAGGGTGCTGCGGGTCAAAGCTTTGGGGCGTTTAATTTGCCGGGGATGAAGCTTTTCCTGGAAGGGGAGGCGAATGATTATGTGGGTAAGGGGATGTATGGGGGTGAAATTGTGATTGTTCCTCCCTCCGATGCGACTTATAACCCGTCGGATAATTCTATTGTGGGTAATACCTGTCTTTATGGGGCAACGGGTGGATATTTGTTTGTTTATGGCCGGGCGGGGGAACGCTTTGGAGTGCGGAATTCTTTTGCGACGGCGGTGGTTGAAGGTACGGGAGATCACTGTTGTGAGTATATGACGGGAGGAGTCATTGTTGTGTTGGGGAGTGTGGGGCGTAATGTCGGCGCTGGGATGACGGGAGGACTGGCCTACTTCCTCGATGAGGATGGGAGTTTTCCTGAAAAGGTGAACTCTGACATTAAGATTCAACGGATAGGGACTCCTGTTGGGGAAGCGCAGTTAAAAGGTTTAATTGAGCGACATGGTGAGCGTACCGGTTCAGCTAAAGCAAAAATGATCCTAGAAAATTGGGAGTCCTACATCGGTAAATTCTGGCAGGCCGTACCTCCTTCTGAGGCCCAAAGTCCAGAGGTTAACCGTGATGCTATTGCCCAGTCAGAAAAAACCCTAACTTCGGTTTAG
- a CDS encoding DUF7660 family protein — MELDELLNRVNSRDTFLEFVAALRADLVASNAQETVAPSSPYVPNACDWENPSLERYLQALHTWIEDMGDRISEPPSWRTFADILYAAKIYE; from the coding sequence ATGGAACTTGACGAACTACTCAACCGGGTGAACTCACGGGACACCTTCCTTGAATTTGTTGCTGCACTGCGTGCTGATCTTGTGGCGAGCAACGCACAAGAGACTGTCGCTCCTTCATCCCCTTACGTCCCTAATGCCTGTGATTGGGAAAACCCCTCTCTTGAGCGATATCTTCAGGCACTACATACATGGATTGAGGATATGGGCGACCGGATCAGTGAGCCGCCTTCGTGGCGCACGTTTGCTGACATACTCTACGCCGCCAAGATTTATGAGTGA
- the tnpA gene encoding IS200/IS605 family transposase, translated as MKNESRDYKHNNHSVGMATVHLVWIPKRRKPVLVGKIRVRLAQILNEVAAERDWIIKALEIAPDHVHILVEYDPKTPINSVVKAFKGRSSRLLRQEFPELLKLPTLWTHAYFYDTTGKISSAIIQEYINDPHHSK; from the coding sequence ATGAAAAACGAATCCAGAGACTATAAACATAATAATCATTCAGTAGGAATGGCTACTGTTCATCTTGTTTGGATACCTAAGAGAAGAAAACCTGTTTTAGTTGGAAAAATAAGAGTTCGTTTGGCTCAAATTTTAAACGAGGTTGCTGCTGAAAGAGACTGGATAATCAAAGCTCTAGAGATCGCCCCCGACCATGTTCATATACTTGTTGAATATGACCCAAAAACTCCGATAAATTCGGTTGTAAAAGCCTTTAAAGGTAGGTCTTCTAGATTGTTAAGGCAAGAATTCCCAGAACTCTTAAAATTACCTACTCTCTGGACTCATGCTTATTTCTACGATACGACCGGAAAAATCAGTTCTGCTATTATTCAAGAGTATATAAACGATCCCCATCATTCAAAATAA
- a CDS encoding RNA-guided endonuclease TnpB family protein encodes MTKASSPSFVTELPLVVDSQQEKELLSKFQAARQLYNALLGEAEKRRKLVQKSPIYQEAKATSRTEKKLRNQRFTKARQQYRYSDYDLQAYATIVSNSSKWIADKLDSNTQQTLASRAFRASERILLRKAKKVRFKVPTRFKSVEGKTNKQGIRWKNNHVVWGKLKIRPIINNDPLILHGLNSRIKLVRLLWRELNGKRRWYAQLICEGIPYQKPANYVKEGIVGIDLNISNIAFVGNEKAGLLPFAVNVPTYSKEIRFLQRKMERSRRVLNPHKYYPDFEGKKGRKTVTKKGKVKKGRGKWNNSKTYLKTAQKKRELERRKTAYAKSKNRQIVNEILRHGNQIKTENVSVKGWQKRYGKAILAKSPGFVQSELKRKAENANGSFNLFSTQKTALSQTHLTGSRVKKSLSQRIHVDETGVIMHRDLFSAYLSRFVNDEDNLLLHFAVEQWKRSEPVLLQAWKEFQINCKQVSASESRLCHSSSEQFCTKLEKDIQIANLLRLGRQDISSF; translated from the coding sequence ATGACTAAAGCCTCGTCACCTAGTTTTGTTACCGAATTACCTTTGGTTGTTGATAGCCAGCAAGAAAAAGAACTGCTGTCCAAATTTCAAGCAGCCCGGCAACTCTACAACGCATTATTAGGAGAGGCAGAAAAACGGAGAAAATTAGTTCAAAAATCTCCCATCTACCAAGAAGCTAAAGCTACTTCTAGAACGGAGAAAAAACTTAGAAATCAACGGTTTACAAAAGCTAGACAACAGTATCGTTATAGTGATTATGACCTTCAAGCTTACGCAACAATTGTTAGTAATTCGTCTAAATGGATAGCTGATAAATTAGATTCTAATACTCAACAGACGTTAGCGAGTAGAGCTTTTAGAGCTTCTGAGCGTATTCTATTGAGAAAGGCTAAAAAAGTTAGATTTAAAGTTCCAACTCGCTTTAAAAGCGTTGAAGGAAAAACTAACAAACAAGGTATTCGATGGAAAAATAATCATGTAGTTTGGGGCAAGTTAAAAATTCGACCAATTATCAATAACGACCCCCTTATTTTACATGGGCTTAATTCTCGAATAAAATTAGTTAGGTTGTTGTGGCGAGAATTGAATGGGAAACGTAGATGGTATGCTCAATTAATTTGTGAAGGGATTCCCTATCAAAAACCGGCTAATTATGTAAAAGAAGGAATAGTAGGAATCGATTTAAACATATCAAATATAGCTTTTGTAGGGAATGAAAAAGCCGGATTATTACCTTTTGCTGTTAATGTCCCTACATACTCCAAGGAAATCCGATTTCTTCAACGCAAGATGGAACGGTCAAGACGAGTCTTAAACCCTCATAAATATTATCCAGATTTTGAGGGGAAGAAGGGACGTAAAACAGTTACTAAAAAAGGGAAAGTCAAGAAGGGTAGAGGAAAATGGAACAACTCTAAAACTTACCTAAAAACGGCTCAGAAAAAAAGAGAACTAGAAAGGAGAAAAACTGCCTATGCTAAAAGTAAAAATCGTCAAATTGTTAATGAGATTCTTAGACATGGTAATCAAATTAAAACCGAAAATGTCTCAGTTAAAGGTTGGCAAAAACGCTATGGAAAAGCTATTTTAGCCAAGTCTCCCGGTTTTGTTCAATCGGAGTTGAAACGTAAAGCTGAAAATGCTAACGGTTCATTTAATCTCTTTTCTACTCAAAAAACTGCATTATCTCAAACTCATTTAACAGGTTCTAGAGTTAAAAAATCTTTATCCCAAAGAATTCATGTAGATGAAACTGGAGTAATAATGCACCGTGATTTATTCTCTGCATATTTGAGTAGATTTGTTAATGACGAAGATAACCTTCTATTGCATTTTGCTGTCGAACAGTGGAAAAGGTCGGAGCCGGTCTTGTTACAGGCATGGAAGGAATTTCAAATAAACTGCAAACAAGTAAGCGCGTCTGAAAGTAGGCTGTGTCATTCATCCTCGGAGCAGTTCTGTACAAAGCTAGAAAAAGATATCCAAATAGCCAATCTTTTAAGATTAGGGCGACAAGATATCTCAAGTTTCTAA
- a CDS encoding DUF1176 domain-containing protein, translated as MFKVKKIPIILLFLLLISSCSKEAKNESDLLNYSNSDEGEKIELQKANPKLLQEVHQELAKLNACEGQIDATVSDSNSSIYPINQKQYLVEFLCFLGAYQGNYEYFLYENTASKPKITPLSLPIFELDQSGKITKSDTRSIGGLPEYNPEQQTLTVVTKYRGLGDCGSLAKYQWEEKQFKIVEYRIKRSCDGTYLEPEQYSRVYP; from the coding sequence ATGTTTAAAGTCAAAAAAATACCGATTATTTTACTATTTTTATTATTAATTTCAAGCTGCTCAAAAGAAGCCAAAAATGAATCAGATTTATTAAATTACTCCAATTCGGACGAAGGAGAAAAGATAGAGCTTCAAAAAGCTAACCCAAAACTATTACAGGAAGTTCATCAAGAACTCGCCAAACTAAATGCTTGTGAAGGACAAATTGACGCTACTGTATCTGATTCTAATTCTTCTATTTATCCCATTAATCAAAAACAATATTTAGTAGAATTTCTCTGTTTTTTAGGGGCTTATCAAGGTAATTATGAGTATTTTTTATATGAAAATACCGCCTCAAAACCTAAAATTACCCCTTTAAGTTTACCCATTTTTGAACTCGATCAGTCCGGTAAAATTACTAAGAGTGATACTCGTTCTATTGGGGGTCTTCCTGAATATAACCCAGAACAACAAACCTTAACAGTTGTAACTAAGTATCGAGGTTTAGGAGATTGTGGTTCATTGGCTAAATATCAATGGGAAGAAAAGCAATTTAAAATTGTTGAATATCGTATTAAAAGAAGTTGTGACGGGACTTATTTAGAACCTGAGCAATATTCTAGGGTTTATCCTTAA
- a CDS encoding leucine-rich repeat domain-containing protein: MRKILRFFLWSLIGLLMILGFSVFPFLYATNSFTYLCLNRDHLPLEQKHTIEVLLDQAGSSHCAWASRQLGAMTELNLSGFDLTDLTPLSSLTHLERLYLSDNLISDIHPLSSLIKLTEIELSNNQVSDLSPLSSLTHLQTLWLWNNRLNDLRPLSSLVNLSRLYLPFNQIVDLSPLSSLSNLTYLILDQNQISDLTPLSSLKKLQGISLSYNLINNLKPLSSLTNLRVLIGENNEINDISPLSSLNQLTLVILNNNKISDLTPLSSLQNLMGLYLSSNLIANVKPLEKLQKLKELGLSNNQVKDVAVLSELNHLNKINLSNNLQLVSSVCPIQPESICQF, encoded by the coding sequence ATGCGAAAGATACTTAGGTTTTTTCTCTGGAGTCTGATAGGGTTATTGATGATTCTAGGATTTTCAGTTTTTCCTTTTCTCTATGCCACTAATTCTTTTACCTATTTGTGTTTAAATCGAGATCATCTCCCTCTAGAACAAAAACATACGATTGAAGTATTACTTGACCAGGCGGGAAGTTCTCATTGTGCTTGGGCATCTCGACAATTGGGGGCAATGACTGAGCTTAATTTGAGCGGTTTTGACCTTACTGATTTAACGCCTTTATCTTCTCTGACTCATTTAGAAAGACTTTATTTATCTGATAATTTAATTAGTGATATTCATCCTTTATCTTCTTTAATTAAATTGACGGAAATTGAGCTTTCTAATAACCAAGTTAGTGATCTGTCTCCTTTATCTTCTTTAACTCATTTACAAACGCTTTGGCTTTGGAATAATCGTCTTAATGATCTACGTCCCCTCTCATCTTTAGTCAACTTAAGCCGTCTTTATCTTCCCTTCAATCAGATTGTCGATCTTTCTCCTTTATCTTCTTTGTCTAATTTAACTTATCTGATTTTAGATCAGAATCAAATTTCTGATTTAACGCCTTTATCTTCTCTCAAAAAATTACAAGGGATTTCCTTATCTTATAATTTAATTAATAATTTAAAGCCTTTATCATCTTTAACTAATTTAAGAGTTTTAATCGGAGAAAATAACGAAATTAACGATATATCTCCTCTCTCATCTCTTAATCAATTAACTTTAGTTATTCTTAATAATAATAAAATTTCTGATTTAACGCCTTTATCTTCCCTGCAAAATCTAATGGGATTGTATTTAAGTTCTAATTTGATCGCCAATGTTAAACCTTTAGAAAAGCTTCAAAAGTTAAAAGAGTTAGGACTATCTAATAATCAGGTTAAAGACGTGGCTGTTTTATCTGAACTGAATCACTTAAATAAAATTAATTTGTCTAATAATTTACAGCTTGTTTCCTCAGTTTGTCCTATTCAGCCTGAGTCAATTTGTCAATTTTAA
- the larC gene encoding nickel pincer cofactor biosynthesis protein LarC produces the protein MKKLAYLECPTGIAGDMCLGALVDLGVPIDYLNQHLKGLGIDSEYRLWAEKVHRQGQQGTKVHVDLTLDPTHSDHHHHSHHSPHRHLPTIEQLIVNATLPPKAQDWSLKVFRQLALAEGAVHGIAPEKVHFHEVGATDAIVDIVGTCLGLDWLGIDQLYCSAMPTGGGTVKAAHGCLPVPVPAVLKLWELRHVPIYNNGINKELVTPTGAAIATTLSLEFGSSPSMRVQKVGLGAGTADLPIPNLLRLWLGESTETPQKETISVLETQIDDLSPQAIGYVFEALFEVGALDVFTSAIGMKKSRPGILLTVICPPDKVSVCERVIFRETTTLGIRHLTQERSILQREIHWVQTAYGQVKVKVASQGTGENQQIFNVQPEYEDCAELARKHNIPWRIIHQLALAAWNNH, from the coding sequence ATGAAAAAGTTAGCCTATTTAGAATGTCCTACCGGTATAGCCGGTGATATGTGTCTTGGAGCTTTGGTTGATTTGGGTGTACCGATAGATTACCTCAATCAACACCTGAAGGGTTTAGGAATAGATTCAGAATACCGCTTATGGGCAGAAAAAGTCCATCGTCAAGGGCAACAAGGTACAAAAGTTCATGTTGATTTGACTTTAGATCCTACTCATAGCGATCATCACCATCATAGCCATCATTCCCCCCATCGGCATCTCCCTACTATTGAGCAACTTATTGTTAATGCGACTTTACCCCCAAAAGCACAAGACTGGAGTTTAAAGGTTTTTCGTCAATTGGCACTCGCAGAAGGAGCAGTTCATGGTATTGCGCCGGAAAAAGTCCATTTTCATGAAGTGGGGGCAACAGATGCTATTGTCGATATTGTAGGGACTTGTTTAGGGTTAGATTGGCTCGGTATTGATCAATTATATTGCTCTGCTATGCCTACGGGAGGCGGTACGGTTAAGGCGGCTCACGGATGTTTACCGGTGCCGGTACCGGCTGTTTTGAAATTATGGGAACTTCGTCACGTTCCTATCTATAATAATGGGATTAATAAAGAGTTAGTCACTCCCACCGGAGCAGCGATCGCTACTACTTTATCACTTGAGTTTGGTTCTTCTCCCTCTATGAGGGTGCAAAAAGTTGGCTTAGGCGCAGGTACAGCAGATTTACCGATTCCTAATTTACTGAGATTATGGTTGGGAGAATCTACGGAAACCCCCCAAAAAGAGACGATTTCGGTGTTAGAAACCCAAATTGATGATCTGAGTCCTCAAGCCATCGGTTATGTTTTTGAGGCATTATTTGAAGTAGGAGCTTTAGATGTTTTTACCAGTGCCATTGGGATGAAAAAATCTCGCCCAGGTATACTCTTGACGGTGATTTGTCCACCGGATAAAGTTAGTGTTTGTGAAAGGGTTATTTTTCGAGAAACCACGACTTTGGGTATTCGACATCTGACCCAAGAACGCAGTATTTTACAAAGAGAGATTCATTGGGTGCAAACTGCTTACGGGCAGGTTAAAGTTAAGGTAGCTAGTCAGGGTACAGGAGAAAATCAGCAGATTTTTAATGTTCAACCTGAATATGAAGACTGTGCCGAATTAGCCCGTAAACATAATATTCCTTGGCGAATCATTCATCAATTGGCGTTAGCGGCTTGGAATAATCATTAA
- a CDS encoding L-threonylcarbamoyladenylate synthase yields MATVYSIHPKTPQQRSIEQISDALKSGAIMLYPTDTVYAIGCDMNTKSAVERVRQLKQLSNDKPLTFLCSSLSNISEYALVTDQAYRIMKRLIPGPYTFLLPATKLVPKLVMSPKRKTTGIRVPDNEVCQALLTSLDNPIISASAHLPDEEGDFPTMGVEKARLFDALDKLVDIIIDSGVEPGFEVSTIIDLTDNEPIIVRQGLGWEELDNWMALKQ; encoded by the coding sequence ATGGCTACTGTATATTCAATTCACCCAAAAACTCCCCAACAGCGTAGTATAGAGCAAATTTCTGATGCTCTTAAAAGTGGGGCGATCATGTTATATCCTACAGATACAGTGTATGCGATCGGCTGTGACATGAATACTAAATCAGCCGTCGAACGAGTCAGACAACTGAAACAGTTATCGAATGACAAACCCCTAACTTTTTTATGTTCCTCCCTATCGAATATTTCGGAATATGCTTTAGTTACAGATCAAGCATATCGAATTATGAAGCGCTTAATTCCGGGTCCTTATACTTTTTTATTACCCGCGACTAAATTAGTCCCCAAATTAGTCATGAGTCCAAAACGCAAGACAACTGGAATTAGAGTCCCGGATAATGAAGTCTGTCAAGCCTTATTAACGAGTTTAGATAATCCGATTATATCCGCATCTGCCCATTTACCGGATGAAGAGGGAGATTTTCCAACGATGGGGGTAGAAAAAGCGAGGTTATTTGATGCCTTAGATAAACTGGTTGATATTATTATTGATAGCGGAGTCGAGCCGGGTTTTGAGGTATCAACAATTATCGATTTAACGGACAATGAACCAATTATAGTTAGACAGGGGTTAGGCTGGGAAGAATTAGACAATTGGATGGCACTGAAGCAATGA